ATCTAATTGTAGAAAACATTGTATCTTTTAATCATTAATAACAATAAACTTAAATAATGGTAAAAGCAAAATATCAAAACGTTCTTGACCTAGGAGAAAAACTTAACATCCAGAACGGAGATGTAAAAGAAGAAAACGGTGTACTTCATGTAACAGGTACTGCTACAAATCAGTATGAGAAAAATCAACTTTGGGATGCAATCAAAGCAGCTGGAGGAGAAAGTCCAAGTGATATTGTAGCCGATATTAAAGTTGCAGACACATCTGTGTATGCAAAACATACAGTGGAAAGTGGAGACACTTTAGGGAAAATTGCAAAGCACTATTATGGTGATGCAATGAAGTACAAAGAGATTTTTGAAGCAAACAAAGACATCTTAAAAAACCCAGATGTTATACACCCAGATCAAAATCTTGTGATTCCAAATTTATAAGTTAACATCATTTTCTTATAGATAATTATCGATAAAAAAAGCTCCCAATTTGGGAGCTTTTTCATTTTTAGTCTAAACTAAAAAATTTACATAATTCACTTTAAATCAAATGTATAAACAAATTAACTAAAGCAATTATTTAATTATGTTTCCTATGCTAATCCTGACAAATAAGACCCGTAGAGATCATTGAAACGCATACCAGTCGTAAGCTTATATTTTGACAGCTTCTTGAATTCTACTAACCCGAAGAGTATAAATTCTTTTAAGAAATACGTATCCTCTTTTGCAATTTCAGGTTGATATTTCTTGATTAAATCATCAAGGGGTGTAATACTATCTAGCATAAGTTCGTACTCTTTATTGGTAAGCGTATCTTCTAGTTCAAAACCGCTTTGCTCAAAAAACCATGCTAGCACTTCTTCATAAGGATCTTTCTCATCATCCTTTGTGAGTTTTTCAATCTTAGGGAAATAGTCATTAAACAAAGAAGCTGTTGCATCACCTATTAAAATTTTGGCAACCTCTCCTGCTCCTTCTTGTTCCCCTTCGTAAACAAGTTCTACCTTCCCTGTAATTGCAGGAACGATTCCTAGTAGATCTGAGTAGCGTATTGTAGTTGAACTATCACCAGAAAGCAACATACGACGCTCTGCAGTACTCATTAGGTTTTGAAAAGCTGTAATACTCATTCTGGCACTTATCCCACTCTTTTCGTCTATAAACTCACTTTCACGAGCAACAAATCCTATTTCTTCAATTAAGTCTTTCACTAGATTAGGAACATGAACCTTCGTTTTTTGACGCTCGTCAAGATTTGCTTCTTGATCTGTTATGGTTCGTGCAATAGCTACTGTTTCTGGATAGTGAGTAAGTATTTGCGAACCTATACGGTCTTTAAGAGGTGTTACAATACTTCCTCTATTTGTATAATCTTCTGGATTTGCAGTAAATACAAATTGCATGTCAAGTGGCAATCTTAATTTGAATCCGCGTATTTGAATATCACCTTCTTGTAGGATGTTAAATAATGCAACCTGTATTCTAGCTTGTAAATCCGGTAATTCATTGATTACAAAAATTGATCTGTTTGCACGAGGAATCATCCCGTAGTGTATCACGCGATCATCTGCATAGCTCAGTTTTAAATTTGCTGCTTTGATGGGATCTACGTCACCTACAATATCTGCAACTGTTACATCTGGAGTCGCTAGCTTCTCTGCAAAGCGCTCAGAGCGATGAATCCATGTAATTGGAGTATCGCTGCCTTTTTCTTCAATAAGCTCCGTAGCATATCTAGAAATAGGATTAAGTGGATCATCATTAATCTCAGATCCGCCTACTATAGGCATCCACTCATCAAGTAGGTTTACCATTTGACGTGCAAGACGTGTTTTAGCCTGCCCTCTTAATCCTAGTAAGTTTATGTTATGCTTACTAAGAATAGCTCTCTCAAGCTCAGGAATTACAGTATGCTCATAACCGTGTATACCTTCAAATGTAGGCTTACCAGACTGTAATCTTTCTATCAAGTGTTCTCGTAACTCATCCTTTATGCTACGAGATATCCATCCAGCTTCTTTAAGTTGTCCTAGTGTATTTATCGTTTCGTAATTCATAGTGTTTTTTATTTCCTTTTTGTAATAGCTGCTTGTTTGAATAGTCTACAAGCAACGGTATCTCCTTTGTAACAAGTGATTATTATAGAAGTTCTTACTTAATTCTCTTTTTTCTATTAGTCTCGTAGTCTTGAAAAATCATCTCACCTAACCCTTGTAAGCCTGTAAAAAATGCTTTTCCTTGATTTGCTTCTGTAAAATTATCTACAAACTGTTGTAAATAAGGATCATTTGCTATCATAAAAGTGGTGATAGGTATATGAAGCTTGCGTGCTTGTCTAGCCATACTGTAACACTTATTTACAATATACTCGTCTAGTCCGTTAGGGTTTTTATAGTAACGACCATCCTTAAGTTTTAAACAAGATGGCTTCCCGTCTGTAATATTAAATATCTGTTTATTTGAGTTGCGCTTGCGCCTTAAGATATCCATAGCAAGATTAAGACCTGCTACTGTATTGGTATGATACGGTCCTACTTGTAAATACGGTAAGTCTTTAATTTTAATAGGCCAGGCATCATTACCATACACGATTATGTCAAGAGAGTCCTTAGGATAACGCGTGGTAATAAGCTGTGCGAGTGCCATTGCTACTTTCTTTGCAGGTGTAATACGATCTTCACCATAAAGAATCATACTGTGAGAGATATCAATCATTAACACAGTACTCATTTGAGCTTTAAAATGCGTCTCTTCTACTATAAGATCACTTTCGCGTAAGCTAAAGTCATCTGCTCCATTATTAATTTGCGCATTACGCAAACTTTCTGTCATAGATATACGCTCTAGTGGATCGCCAAAACGATACTCACGATGATCCCCAGTATGCTCATCACCTCTTCCATTTAGTTTGGAGCGGTGATTTCCCTGGGAGCTTTTTTTGAGTTTACCAAAAATTTGATCAAGAGCACGCTTTCTTATGGCACGTTCTGTCTTTTCTGTT
The genomic region above belongs to Dokdonia sp. Dokd-P16 and contains:
- a CDS encoding LysM peptidoglycan-binding domain-containing protein; the encoded protein is MVKAKYQNVLDLGEKLNIQNGDVKEENGVLHVTGTATNQYEKNQLWDAIKAAGGESPSDIVADIKVADTSVYAKHTVESGDTLGKIAKHYYGDAMKYKEIFEANKDILKNPDVIHPDQNLVIPNL
- a CDS encoding sigma 54-interacting transcriptional regulator; its protein translation is MNYETINTLGQLKEAGWISRSIKDELREHLIERLQSGKPTFEGIHGYEHTVIPELERAILSKHNINLLGLRGQAKTRLARQMVNLLDEWMPIVGGSEINDDPLNPISRYATELIEEKGSDTPITWIHRSERFAEKLATPDVTVADIVGDVDPIKAANLKLSYADDRVIHYGMIPRANRSIFVINELPDLQARIQVALFNILQEGDIQIRGFKLRLPLDMQFVFTANPEDYTNRGSIVTPLKDRIGSQILTHYPETVAIARTITDQEANLDERQKTKVHVPNLVKDLIEEIGFVARESEFIDEKSGISARMSITAFQNLMSTAERRMLLSGDSSTTIRYSDLLGIVPAITGKVELVYEGEQEGAGEVAKILIGDATASLFNDYFPKIEKLTKDDEKDPYEEVLAWFFEQSGFELEDTLTNKEYELMLDSITPLDDLIKKYQPEIAKEDTYFLKEFILFGLVEFKKLSKYKLTTGMRFNDLYGSYLSGLA
- a CDS encoding vWA domain-containing protein, which translates into the protein MRRQQERSGFVFKTYDAPQQSLFDQLLDIFQELITHTSGDFDEAMDWLKDLDKEYKLTNEDYTLDDFVQELKDKGYIREEVKPDGNSGTAITEKTERAIRKRALDQIFGKLKKSSQGNHRSKLNGRGDEHTGDHREYRFGDPLERISMTESLRNAQINNGADDFSLRESDLIVEETHFKAQMSTVLMIDISHSMILYGEDRITPAKKVAMALAQLITTRYPKDSLDIIVYGNDAWPIKIKDLPYLQVGPYHTNTVAGLNLAMDILRRKRNSNKQIFNITDGKPSCLKLKDGRYYKNPNGLDEYIVNKCYSMARQARKLHIPITTFMIANDPYLQQFVDNFTEANQGKAFFTGLQGLGEMIFQDYETNRKKRIK